The Vibrio chagasii genome includes a region encoding these proteins:
- the torD gene encoding molecular chaperone TorD, whose translation MKDTKAFNEQRAEIYWWLSSLFAKELTQDELDHYHSVEIRSFLTGLGENETLKPAIDKLVDALNRLQTREDAQLELSADFCDLFLKTDKHGALPYASMYIGETGLLNDIPAKEMEEIMAKHNLVVNQDLKEPADHIAIELDFLGNLIIRSNETESEEVLEKSFEVQQQFIEQQLLTWIPKFNVKCHDVDEFGFYAAVSSLLMAFCQLDAQYLAGE comes from the coding sequence ATGAAAGATACGAAAGCGTTCAATGAGCAAAGAGCAGAAATTTACTGGTGGTTATCAAGCTTATTCGCCAAAGAGCTCACTCAAGACGAACTTGACCACTACCACTCTGTTGAAATTCGTTCTTTCTTAACTGGTTTAGGCGAAAATGAAACTCTAAAGCCTGCTATTGATAAGTTAGTTGATGCCCTGAACCGCCTACAAACTCGCGAAGATGCACAACTAGAACTGTCTGCTGACTTTTGCGACCTTTTCCTAAAGACAGATAAGCATGGCGCCCTTCCTTATGCTTCAATGTACATCGGTGAAACTGGCCTATTAAACGATATACCAGCGAAAGAGATGGAAGAGATCATGGCTAAGCACAACCTAGTGGTTAACCAAGATCTAAAAGAACCAGCAGACCACATCGCTATCGAACTCGACTTCTTAGGTAACCTAATCATTCGTTCTAATGAAACAGAATCAGAAGAAGTACTAGAAAAATCGTTCGAAGTTCAGCAACAATTTATCGAGCAACAGCTATTAACTTGGATCCCGAAATTCAACGTTAAGTGTCACGATGTTGATGAATTCGGTTTCTACGCTGCTGTATCTTCTCTGCTAATGGCTTTCTGTCAATTAGATGCTCAATATTTAGCTGGTGAATAA
- the purR gene encoding HTH-type transcriptional repressor PurR, protein MATIKDVARLAGVSTTTVSHVINKTRFVAEATQEKVNKAVDELNYAPSAVARSLKCNSTRTIGMLVTQSTNLFFSEVIDGVESYCYRQGYTLILCNTGGIYEKQRDYIRMLAEKRVDGILVMCSDLTEELREMLDRHADIPKVVMDWGPESSQADKIIDNSEEGGYLATKYLIDRGHSKIACLSGHLDKAACVERIAGYKRALEEANITANDDMIIEGNFECDTAVLAADKIVEMEDRPTAVFCFNDTMALGLMSRLQQKGICIPEDISIIGYDNIELAEYFSPPLTTVHQPKRRVGKNAFEILLERIKDKDHEKRVFEMHPEIVERSTVKTLN, encoded by the coding sequence ATGGCCACTATAAAAGATGTCGCTCGCTTAGCAGGCGTATCAACCACAACCGTTTCTCACGTAATCAACAAAACACGCTTTGTTGCAGAAGCGACTCAAGAAAAAGTAAATAAAGCGGTAGACGAATTAAACTATGCACCAAGTGCTGTTGCTCGTAGTTTGAAGTGTAATTCAACACGAACCATCGGCATGCTAGTGACTCAATCAACCAACCTATTCTTCTCAGAAGTTATCGATGGTGTTGAGAGCTACTGCTACCGTCAAGGTTACACTTTGATCCTGTGTAACACGGGTGGTATCTATGAGAAGCAACGTGACTACATTCGAATGCTTGCAGAGAAACGTGTAGATGGCATCTTGGTTATGTGTTCAGACCTAACTGAAGAACTGAGAGAGATGTTAGACCGTCACGCTGACATCCCTAAAGTAGTCATGGACTGGGGCCCGGAGAGTTCTCAAGCAGATAAGATCATCGATAACTCTGAAGAAGGTGGCTACCTAGCGACTAAATACCTAATCGACCGCGGTCACTCAAAGATTGCTTGTTTAAGTGGCCACTTAGACAAAGCGGCGTGTGTGGAGCGTATCGCTGGTTACAAGCGCGCTTTGGAAGAAGCTAACATTACTGCAAATGACGACATGATCATCGAAGGTAACTTTGAGTGTGATACTGCCGTTCTAGCCGCTGACAAAATTGTTGAGATGGAAGATCGCCCGACAGCTGTATTCTGTTTCAACGATACCATGGCACTAGGCTTGATGAGCCGCCTACAGCAGAAAGGCATCTGTATCCCTGAAGATATCTCTATCATTGGCTACGATAACATCGAACTGGCTGAGTACTTCTCTCCACCATTGACTACCGTTCACCAACCGAAGCGCCGTGTCGGTAAGAACGCCTTCGAAATTCTGCTTGAGCGTATTAAAGACAAAGACCATGAAAAACGCGTCTTCGAAATGCACCCAGAAATTGTTGAACGTAGTACAGTTAAAACGTTAAATTAA
- a CDS encoding TfoX/Sxy family DNA transformation protein → MDKPILKDSMKLFEPLGKIKSRSMFGGFGLFADDTMFALVVNDQLHIRADKGTTKQFEQQGFQPYVYKKRGFPVVTKYFALPEGLWQDQEKILQLATTSLGFAKEEKAEQSAAKPTRLKDLPNLRLTTERMLKKAGIDSVERLYESGSVNAFNAIKESHASSVSIELLWALEGAINGTHWSVIPQQRREELISRVN, encoded by the coding sequence ATGGATAAACCGATACTAAAGGACTCAATGAAGTTATTTGAGCCCCTAGGAAAAATAAAGTCACGCTCAATGTTTGGTGGATTCGGTCTTTTTGCTGATGACACTATGTTTGCTCTGGTTGTTAATGACCAGTTGCACATACGAGCAGACAAAGGCACAACAAAACAGTTCGAGCAACAAGGGTTTCAACCGTACGTCTACAAAAAACGTGGTTTCCCTGTCGTAACTAAATACTTCGCTTTACCAGAAGGCCTGTGGCAAGACCAAGAGAAAATCTTACAGCTTGCAACTACGTCTCTGGGTTTTGCAAAAGAAGAGAAAGCTGAACAGTCCGCTGCTAAGCCAACTCGACTCAAAGACCTCCCGAATCTTCGACTCACCACCGAGCGCATGTTGAAGAAAGCTGGAATTGATTCCGTAGAACGTTTATATGAATCTGGCTCTGTAAACGCATTTAATGCCATCAAGGAATCTCATGCGTCCTCCGTCAGTATTGAACTGCTTTGGGCACTAGAGGGGGCGATCAATGGCACCCATTGGTCGGTTATCCCGCAGCAACGTCGTGAAGAGCTTATCAGTCGCGTCAATTAA
- a CDS encoding TVP38/TMEM64 family protein, translated as MSKKMILGIVLVVTIFLLGINFGQYLTLENAKAQQAVLNDYIESNFIAAAATYFIAYVLITAFSIPGAAVVTLLGAALFGFWNSLLLVSFASAIGATLAFLSSRYLLRDWIQTKFGDKLTTINKGVEKDGAFYLFSLRLIPVFPFFLINLLMGLTPMSVTRYYVTSQIGMLPGTAVFLNAGTQLAEIDSLSGIVSPSVLLSFALLGVFPIIAKWLMSKFRSAPVAE; from the coding sequence ATGAGTAAGAAAATGATATTAGGTATTGTATTGGTCGTAACGATCTTTTTATTAGGCATTAATTTTGGCCAATACCTCACGCTCGAAAACGCCAAAGCACAGCAAGCGGTGCTAAACGACTACATTGAAAGTAACTTTATTGCCGCCGCGGCGACGTACTTTATCGCATATGTATTGATCACCGCCTTCTCCATCCCGGGAGCAGCCGTTGTTACACTACTTGGTGCTGCGCTGTTTGGCTTCTGGAATAGTTTGTTATTAGTATCTTTCGCCAGTGCAATAGGCGCAACTCTTGCCTTTTTGAGTAGTCGTTACCTACTGCGAGACTGGATTCAAACTAAGTTTGGCGACAAACTCACTACGATTAATAAAGGCGTTGAAAAAGACGGCGCATTTTACTTGTTTTCTTTGCGACTTATCCCAGTGTTTCCGTTTTTCCTTATCAACCTGTTGATGGGCTTAACACCCATGTCGGTGACTCGCTACTATGTAACAAGCCAAATCGGCATGTTGCCTGGTACTGCAGTCTTCTTGAATGCTGGTACCCAACTCGCAGAAATTGATTCGCTTTCAGGCATCGTTTCACCTTCTGTACTATTGTCATTTGCATTATTAGGGGTGTTCCCAATTATCGCTAAATGGTTGATGAGCAAGTTTCGTTCAGCACCGGTTGCGGAATAA
- a CDS encoding putative signal transducing protein, with the protein MKIFSASNPTEAHIICGLLESENIACEVRGEGLFGLKGEIPFTEETDPYVWLYEPEMATKARAIVNDYQKQQDSIIYEEWRCSECHEVNEAQFGSCWQCGANSPE; encoded by the coding sequence ATGAAAATCTTCAGTGCATCAAATCCGACAGAGGCACATATCATCTGCGGACTCCTAGAAAGTGAGAATATTGCCTGTGAAGTCCGTGGTGAGGGTTTGTTTGGTTTGAAAGGGGAAATCCCGTTCACAGAAGAAACTGACCCATACGTATGGCTATATGAGCCAGAAATGGCCACTAAGGCGCGTGCTATTGTCAATGACTACCAAAAACAGCAAGATTCTATCATCTATGAAGAGTGGCGCTGCAGTGAATGTCATGAAGTGAACGAGGCACAATTTGGTTCTTGTTGGCAATGCGGAGCTAACTCTCCTGAGTAG
- a CDS encoding alpha/beta fold hydrolase, whose amino-acid sequence MSESLLFHKTFTHPTSDEWVVFVHGAGGSSSIWFKQIKAYKQHFNLLLIDLRGHGKSDNILKELISNRYTFKAVTLDILKVLDHLKIRSAHFVGMSLGTIIVRNVAELAAGRVRSMVLGGAVTKLNTRSQVLVKLGNLSKHIIPYMWLYSLFAYIVMPQKSQKESRHLFIREAKKLCQKEFKRWFILTADVNPLMKYFKDRELPIPTLYLMGERDYMFIKPVKEMVEAHESSELVEIANCGHVCNVENPEEFNQHSIEFIQKQIQ is encoded by the coding sequence ATGTCTGAAAGTTTATTATTTCATAAAACATTTACTCACCCTACTAGCGATGAGTGGGTGGTATTTGTGCATGGTGCCGGAGGTAGCTCCTCTATTTGGTTCAAGCAGATCAAGGCGTATAAACAGCATTTCAACCTGCTCCTCATTGACCTGAGAGGGCATGGTAAATCAGACAACATACTTAAAGAGCTGATATCAAACCGTTATACATTCAAAGCTGTCACGCTCGATATTCTTAAAGTATTAGACCACCTTAAAATCCGCTCCGCACACTTCGTTGGTATGTCGTTAGGAACCATTATTGTCCGTAATGTTGCGGAGTTAGCGGCAGGGCGCGTGCGTTCAATGGTATTAGGTGGTGCGGTAACTAAACTCAACACCCGCTCGCAAGTATTGGTTAAGCTAGGAAATCTAAGCAAACATATCATTCCTTACATGTGGCTTTATAGCCTTTTTGCTTACATAGTGATGCCACAAAAAAGCCAAAAAGAGTCTCGTCACCTGTTTATTCGTGAAGCCAAAAAGCTGTGTCAAAAAGAGTTTAAGCGTTGGTTTATATTGACGGCTGATGTGAACCCCTTAATGAAATATTTCAAAGATAGGGAGTTACCGATACCAACCCTTTATCTGATGGGAGAGCGTGACTACATGTTCATCAAGCCCGTTAAAGAAATGGTTGAGGCGCACGAGTCGAGTGAACTGGTCGAAATTGCTAACTGTGGTCATGTGTGTAACGTTGAAAACCCTGAAGAATTTAACCAGCACTCTATCGAGTTTATCCAAAAGCAAATCCAGTGA
- the glgA gene encoding glycogen synthase GlgA has product MVTKTLSVLFVASEVEGLIKSGGLADVAKALPKALQTLEQDVRVTIPAYRNIPNIDSAEVVLSTELDHWPHTAYQVKKLSVEGVQVFGIECAKYFDRPEMYAENNQAYADNGERFSFFSAACLDMLPKLGFQPDIIHANDWHTGFVPFLLKSRYQQHEFFENTRSVISIHNAVFKGVFSYDELQCLPEMHSRNVPEVAVSDTHVTMLKAGVLCADKVNAVSPTYAEELKTELGSHGMAAEFQRRASDLVGILNGCDYGAWNPETDAFLPRKYKATKHSMARGKSACKQKLQQEVGLPVIDCAVYGMVCRLTNQKGVHYLLPIIEQFLKNDLQIVIVGTGDPVLASQLKELSALHSDKFSFVEAYNNELAHLVEAGSDFFLMPSEFEPCGLNQIYSMAYGTLPIVRSVGGLKDSVNDYDEDPEVATGFAFEEPTPQALLAVLHRSLLLYAQNPSEIKRVQLYAMQQDFSWEDAAKEYLTMYHSAF; this is encoded by the coding sequence TTGGTTACTAAGACTCTCTCGGTACTTTTTGTAGCGTCTGAAGTAGAAGGCTTGATTAAGAGCGGTGGCTTGGCTGATGTAGCCAAGGCACTGCCTAAAGCGTTACAAACACTCGAACAGGACGTTCGAGTGACCATCCCCGCTTATCGCAACATCCCAAATATTGATTCTGCAGAAGTTGTTCTATCGACAGAGCTCGATCATTGGCCGCATACGGCTTATCAAGTTAAGAAGTTAAGTGTTGAAGGCGTACAAGTGTTTGGTATTGAATGTGCTAAATACTTCGACCGTCCAGAAATGTACGCTGAAAATAATCAGGCTTATGCTGATAATGGTGAGCGTTTTTCGTTCTTCAGCGCAGCATGTTTGGATATGCTTCCTAAGCTTGGTTTCCAACCTGATATTATTCATGCGAACGATTGGCATACTGGCTTTGTTCCTTTCTTGCTTAAATCTCGCTACCAACAGCATGAATTCTTTGAGAACACGCGCAGTGTCATTTCAATCCACAACGCGGTGTTCAAAGGCGTATTCTCATACGATGAGCTGCAATGTCTTCCTGAAATGCACAGTCGTAATGTTCCTGAAGTTGCGGTCAGTGATACGCACGTGACTATGCTTAAAGCCGGTGTACTATGCGCAGATAAAGTGAACGCAGTAAGCCCAACGTACGCGGAAGAGCTAAAAACAGAGCTTGGTAGTCATGGCATGGCGGCTGAGTTTCAACGTAGAGCTTCAGACTTAGTCGGAATCCTAAATGGTTGTGACTACGGTGCTTGGAATCCAGAAACGGATGCATTTCTTCCTCGTAAATACAAAGCGACCAAACACAGCATGGCGCGTGGAAAATCAGCGTGTAAACAGAAGCTTCAACAAGAAGTCGGCTTACCGGTCATCGATTGCGCAGTGTATGGGATGGTTTGTCGCTTAACGAACCAGAAAGGCGTTCACTACTTGTTGCCTATCATTGAACAATTCTTGAAGAATGATCTTCAGATTGTGATTGTAGGTACGGGTGACCCTGTTTTAGCGAGCCAACTTAAAGAGCTATCAGCGCTGCATTCAGACAAATTCTCTTTTGTAGAGGCATACAACAATGAATTAGCGCATCTAGTTGAAGCGGGTTCTGACTTTTTCTTGATGCCTTCTGAGTTTGAACCTTGTGGTTTAAACCAGATCTACAGTATGGCTTATGGCACCTTACCGATCGTTCGCTCTGTCGGTGGTCTAAAAGACAGTGTGAATGATTATGACGAGGATCCTGAAGTGGCGACCGGCTTTGCTTTTGAAGAGCCGACTCCGCAGGCTTTGTTGGCCGTTTTACACCGTTCGTTGCTGCTTTACGCACAAAACCCATCTGAAATTAAGCGTGTTCAGCTTTATGCGATGCAACAAGACTTTAGTTGGGAAGATGCTGCGAAAGAGTATTTAACGATGTATCACTCGGCATTTTAA
- the glgC gene encoding glucose-1-phosphate adenylyltransferase, whose translation MAGVLGMILAGGEGSRLRPLTESRSKPSVPFGGSYRLIDFALNNFVNADLMKIYVLTQFKSQSLFHHMKKGWNISGITDRFIDPIPAQMRTGKRWYEGTADAIYQNLRFMQLEEPDQVCIFGSDHIYKMDIKQMLDFHKEKKAALTVSALRMPLAEASEFGVIEVDAEGRMIGFEEKPANPKPIPGDPDSALVSMGNYVFEANELFAELVEDADREGSSHDFGKDIIPNMFPRGDVFVYDFSTNRITGEKEEVYWRDVGTIDAYWQAHMDLLEKDAPFSLYNRKWPLHTYYPPLPPATFTDSANGRVQIIDSLVCNGSYVRGSRIEKCVLGFRSNIASACDISESILLGDVKVGEGCVLRRVIVDKDADIAPGTQIGVNLKEDKKHYHVSDDGVVVIPKGARVGY comes from the coding sequence ATGGCTGGTGTATTGGGAATGATTCTTGCTGGTGGTGAAGGCTCTCGCTTAAGACCTTTAACTGAATCGCGCAGCAAACCCTCGGTTCCTTTCGGTGGTAGTTACCGCTTAATTGATTTCGCTTTAAATAACTTCGTTAACGCGGATCTAATGAAGATCTATGTATTAACGCAGTTCAAGTCACAGTCACTGTTCCACCATATGAAAAAAGGTTGGAATATCAGTGGTATAACAGATCGTTTTATCGACCCAATCCCTGCTCAAATGCGTACGGGTAAGCGTTGGTATGAAGGCACGGCAGATGCGATCTACCAAAACCTTCGCTTTATGCAGTTAGAAGAACCAGATCAAGTTTGTATCTTTGGTTCTGACCACATCTACAAAATGGATATTAAGCAAATGCTTGATTTCCACAAAGAGAAGAAAGCAGCACTAACGGTTTCAGCTCTACGTATGCCTTTGGCTGAAGCATCAGAGTTCGGTGTTATCGAAGTTGATGCGGAAGGGCGTATGATTGGCTTTGAGGAGAAGCCTGCAAACCCTAAACCAATTCCAGGTGACCCTGACTCCGCATTGGTTTCTATGGGTAACTACGTATTTGAAGCAAATGAGCTTTTTGCAGAGCTCGTTGAAGATGCAGATCGTGAAGGTTCTTCACATGACTTTGGTAAAGACATTATCCCTAACATGTTCCCACGTGGTGATGTGTTTGTGTATGACTTCAGCACCAACCGCATTACTGGCGAGAAAGAAGAAGTTTACTGGCGTGATGTAGGTACGATTGACGCGTACTGGCAAGCGCACATGGATCTTCTTGAGAAAGATGCACCATTCTCACTATACAACCGCAAGTGGCCACTGCACACTTACTATCCACCATTACCACCTGCGACGTTTACAGACTCGGCTAATGGTCGTGTTCAAATCATCGATAGCTTAGTGTGTAACGGTAGTTATGTTCGTGGTTCTCGTATCGAGAAGTGTGTACTTGGCTTCCGTAGCAATATTGCATCAGCGTGTGACATCAGTGAGAGTATCTTATTGGGCGACGTAAAAGTGGGCGAGGGCTGTGTACTTCGTCGTGTTATCGTCGATAAAGATGCAGACATCGCACCGGGCACACAGATTGGTGTAAACCTGAAAGAAGACAAAAAGCATTACCACGTCTCTGACGATGGTGTAGTAGTAATCCCTAAAGGAGCACGAGTTGGTTACTAA
- the topA gene encoding type I DNA topoisomerase produces MGKSLVIVESPAKAKTINKYLGKDFVVKSSVGHVRDLPTAGQSTGKKAAAVSTKGMSPEEKARIKKEKDRKALIKKMGINPYKEWEANYQVLPGKEKVVAELQKLAENADHVYLATDLDREGEAIAWHLREIIGGDETRYKRVVFNEITKNAIQQAFETPGELNIDGVNAQQARRFMDRVVGFMVSPLLWKKVARGLSAGRVQSVAVKLLVEREREINAFIPEEFWDVHADTKTAEKTDFRLQVAQKDGVAFKPENEAQTQAALSVLEKAQYEVCKREDRPTKSKPSAPYITSTLQQAASTRLGYGVKKTMMLAQRLYEAGYITYMRTDSTNLSSEAVEAAREYIGSEFGAEYLPPKALVYGSKEGAQEAHEAIRPSSVDVKSEDLNGVDADAHKLYSLIWNQFVACQMTPAQYDSTTVSVKAEEYTLKAKGRILKFDGWTRVQRPMGKNEDTILPAVQIGDKLDLIALDPKQHFTKPPARFTEAALVKELEKRGIGRPSTYASIISTIQDRGYVKVEQRRFYAEKMGEIVTDRLDGSFNDLMNYDFTARMEQKLDQIAEGEASWKGVLDNFFKDFTGDLEKADLDEDAGGMKPNHIVETDIECPTCGRNMGIRTASTGVFLGCSGYALPPKERCKTTINLGDEEGIINVLEEDVETAALRAKKRCPICETAMDAYLIDDKRKMHVCGNNPNCEGYVVEHGEFKVKGYDGPLVECDKCGSDMVLKNGRFGKYMDCTSEDCKNTRKILKNGEVAPPKEDPVHFPELPCENSDAYFVLRDGASGLFMAASNFPKSRETRAPLVEELVRFKDRISPKFQYLTTAPVADPDGKPTVVRFSRKTKENYVRTEVDGKPSGWTALYIDGKWEVTDKRKKPKEK; encoded by the coding sequence ATGGGTAAATCGCTCGTTATAGTGGAGTCGCCGGCCAAGGCTAAAACTATCAATAAATACCTTGGCAAAGACTTTGTCGTTAAGTCGAGTGTAGGTCACGTACGTGATTTACCAACGGCAGGTCAAAGTACTGGTAAAAAGGCTGCTGCAGTTTCAACAAAGGGTATGAGCCCAGAAGAAAAAGCTCGTATCAAGAAAGAAAAAGATCGCAAAGCTCTTATCAAAAAGATGGGTATTAACCCGTATAAAGAGTGGGAAGCAAATTACCAAGTATTACCGGGTAAAGAAAAAGTTGTTGCTGAACTGCAAAAACTGGCTGAGAACGCAGACCATGTTTATCTCGCAACCGATTTGGACCGCGAAGGAGAAGCTATCGCATGGCACCTTCGTGAGATCATCGGTGGCGATGAAACGCGATACAAGCGAGTGGTGTTTAACGAAATCACCAAGAACGCAATTCAACAAGCTTTTGAAACTCCAGGTGAGCTAAACATCGATGGCGTAAACGCACAGCAAGCACGACGTTTTATGGACCGTGTTGTTGGCTTTATGGTGTCACCTCTGCTTTGGAAGAAAGTAGCACGAGGCCTATCCGCTGGCCGTGTTCAATCAGTGGCTGTAAAGCTTCTTGTTGAGCGTGAGCGCGAGATCAACGCCTTTATTCCAGAAGAGTTCTGGGATGTGCATGCTGATACAAAAACAGCAGAAAAAACAGATTTTAGACTTCAAGTCGCACAAAAAGACGGTGTTGCGTTTAAACCTGAAAATGAAGCGCAAACGCAAGCTGCATTGAGTGTTCTTGAGAAAGCACAATACGAAGTATGTAAGCGTGAAGACCGCCCAACGAAGAGTAAGCCGTCTGCACCGTACATTACTTCAACGCTTCAACAGGCTGCGAGTACTCGTCTTGGTTATGGCGTAAAGAAAACCATGATGTTGGCGCAACGCCTATATGAAGCGGGCTACATTACTTATATGCGTACTGACTCAACCAACTTGAGTTCAGAAGCGGTAGAAGCAGCTCGTGAATACATCGGTTCTGAGTTTGGTGCAGAGTACCTGCCACCTAAAGCGCTTGTATACGGTAGCAAAGAGGGCGCTCAAGAGGCTCACGAAGCGATTCGTCCTTCAAGCGTTGATGTTAAGTCAGAAGACTTAAATGGCGTAGACGCAGACGCACACAAGCTTTACTCGCTGATCTGGAATCAATTCGTAGCGTGTCAAATGACCCCTGCGCAGTACGACTCAACAACAGTAAGCGTTAAAGCTGAAGAGTACACGCTAAAAGCGAAAGGTCGTATCCTTAAATTCGACGGCTGGACTCGTGTTCAACGTCCGATGGGTAAAAACGAAGATACGATCCTGCCTGCAGTACAAATTGGCGATAAGTTGGATCTCATTGCATTGGATCCTAAGCAACACTTTACTAAGCCACCGGCTCGTTTCACTGAAGCGGCGCTTGTTAAAGAACTTGAGAAACGTGGTATCGGTCGTCCTTCAACATACGCGTCGATCATCTCTACCATTCAAGATCGTGGTTACGTGAAAGTTGAGCAGCGTCGTTTCTATGCTGAGAAGATGGGTGAAATTGTTACTGACCGTCTAGACGGCAGCTTCAATGACCTAATGAACTACGACTTTACGGCTCGTATGGAGCAGAAGTTAGACCAAATCGCTGAAGGCGAAGCAAGCTGGAAAGGCGTGCTAGATAATTTCTTCAAAGATTTTACCGGTGATTTGGAAAAAGCGGACCTCGACGAAGATGCAGGCGGCATGAAGCCAAATCACATCGTTGAAACCGATATTGAGTGTCCAACTTGTGGCCGTAATATGGGTATTCGTACTGCTTCGACAGGCGTATTCCTAGGCTGTTCTGGTTATGCACTTCCACCAAAAGAGCGTTGTAAGACAACGATTAACCTTGGTGATGAAGAAGGTATTATCAACGTTCTTGAAGAAGATGTTGAAACCGCAGCCCTTCGTGCTAAAAAGCGTTGCCCGATCTGTGAAACGGCAATGGACGCTTATCTGATTGATGACAAGCGTAAGATGCATGTATGTGGTAACAACCCGAACTGTGAAGGTTACGTTGTTGAACACGGCGAATTCAAAGTAAAAGGCTATGATGGCCCGCTTGTTGAGTGTGACAAGTGTGGTTCAGATATGGTTCTGAAGAATGGTCGTTTCGGTAAGTACATGGATTGTACGAGTGAAGATTGTAAGAACACTCGTAAGATTTTGAAAAACGGCGAAGTTGCGCCACCAAAAGAAGACCCAGTACATTTCCCTGAACTTCCATGTGAAAATTCAGACGCGTACTTTGTGCTTCGTGATGGTGCTTCTGGTCTATTCATGGCAGCAAGTAACTTCCCTAAATCACGTGAAACTCGTGCTCCTTTAGTGGAAGAATTAGTTCGCTTTAAAGACCGTATTTCACCGAAGTTCCAATACCTAACGACAGCTCCAGTGGCTGATCCAGACGGTAAGCCGACAGTGGTTCGTTTTAGTCGTAAGACAAAAGAGAACTACGTTCGTACAGAAGTGGATGGTAAGCCTTCTGGTTGGACCGCCTTGTACATTGACGGTAAATGGGAAGTAACGGATAAACGTAAAAAGCCCAAAGAAAAGTAA
- a CDS encoding YciN family protein, whose amino-acid sequence MTKKVIAEFDLLLIANQIIQSHDDYIEGMRANSVVEKDDVLVFKGEYFLDSNGMPTENTTAVFNMFKYLAHHLSKEFTLQQ is encoded by the coding sequence ATGACAAAGAAAGTAATAGCAGAATTTGATTTACTGCTTATCGCAAACCAAATTATCCAATCACATGATGACTACATTGAAGGCATGCGCGCAAACAGCGTAGTAGAGAAAGACGATGTACTCGTCTTCAAAGGCGAATACTTCCTAGACAGCAATGGGATGCCGACAGAGAATACAACCGCAGTATTTAACATGTTTAAATACTTAGCGCACCATCTTTCAAAAGAATTTACGCTTCAGCAGTAA